One region of Mycolicibacterium insubricum genomic DNA includes:
- a CDS encoding glutamyl-tRNA reductase, whose protein sequence is MSVLLFGVSHRSAPVSVLEQLSTDEADQIKIIDQLLESSLVTEAMVLATCNRVEVYAVVDAFHGGLSVIGQVLAERSGMSLGDLTKYAYVRYAEAAVEHLFSVTAGLDSAVLGEQQVLGQVRRAYASAESNRSVGRTLHELSQRALSVGKRVHTETGIDAAGASVVSVALGMADTSLGGLAGHSAVIVGAGSMGALAAAHLVRAGIDTVRVVNRSLPRAQRLAANLTEQGLTATAVDLDDVAAALVDADVVISSTGAVRPVVSLADVHHALAQRSAGREDRPLVICDLGMPRDVDPAVGGLPGVVVVDMDRIQREPSAQAAAGDAEAARAIVATELATYLARQRMAEVTPTVTALRQRAADVIESELLRLDNRLPGLDTLHREEVARTVKRVVDKLLHAPTVRVKQLASAPGGDSYAEALRELFELDPNAVDAVATAGELPLVPADLDAIGDNTE, encoded by the coding sequence ATGAGTGTCCTGCTGTTCGGCGTTTCCCACCGCAGTGCACCCGTGTCGGTGCTCGAACAGCTCTCCACCGACGAGGCCGATCAGATCAAGATCATCGACCAGCTGCTGGAGTCGTCGCTGGTGACCGAGGCCATGGTGCTGGCCACCTGCAACCGGGTCGAGGTCTACGCCGTCGTCGACGCCTTCCACGGCGGCCTGTCGGTGATCGGCCAGGTGCTGGCCGAGCGCTCCGGCATGTCGCTGGGGGACCTGACCAAGTACGCCTACGTGCGCTACGCGGAAGCCGCCGTCGAGCACCTGTTCTCGGTGACCGCCGGCCTGGATTCGGCGGTGCTGGGCGAACAGCAGGTGCTCGGCCAGGTGCGCCGCGCCTACGCCAGCGCAGAGTCCAACCGCAGCGTCGGCCGCACTCTGCACGAGCTGTCCCAGCGGGCACTGTCGGTGGGCAAGCGGGTGCACACCGAGACCGGTATCGACGCCGCGGGCGCCTCGGTGGTCTCGGTGGCCCTCGGCATGGCCGATACCAGCCTCGGTGGGCTGGCCGGGCACAGCGCCGTCATCGTCGGCGCCGGGTCGATGGGCGCGCTGGCCGCGGCGCATCTGGTCCGCGCGGGTATAGACACCGTGCGGGTGGTCAACCGGTCCCTGCCGCGCGCACAGCGGCTGGCGGCCAACCTCACCGAGCAGGGCCTGACGGCCACCGCGGTCGACCTCGACGACGTGGCCGCCGCGCTGGTCGACGCCGACGTCGTGATCAGCAGCACCGGTGCGGTGCGGCCGGTGGTGTCGCTGGCCGACGTGCACCACGCCCTGGCGCAGCGCAGCGCGGGCCGGGAGGACCGCCCGCTGGTGATCTGCGATCTGGGCATGCCCCGCGACGTGGACCCGGCGGTCGGCGGGCTGCCGGGCGTCGTCGTCGTCGACATGGACCGCATTCAGCGCGAACCCTCGGCCCAGGCGGCGGCCGGCGATGCCGAGGCGGCCCGCGCCATCGTGGCCACCGAACTGGCGACCTACCTGGCGCGCCAGCGGATGGCCGAGGTCACCCCGACGGTCACCGCGCTGCGCCAGCGCGCCGCCGACGTGATCGAGTCCGAGCTGCTGCGGCTGGACAACCGGCTGCCCGGCCTGGACACCTTGCACCGCGAGGAAGTGGCCCGCACCGTCAAGCGGGTGGTCGACAAGCTGCTGCACGCACCCACCGTGCGGGTCAAACAACTGGCCAGCGCGCCGGGTGGGGACAGCTACGCCGAGGCGCTGCGCGAGCTGTTCGAGCTCGATCCCAATGCCGTCGACGCCGTCGCGACCGCGGGCGAATTACCGCTGGTCCCGGCCGATCTCGACGCCATCGGCGACAACACCGAGTAG